A single region of the Deferribacter autotrophicus genome encodes:
- a CDS encoding IS5 family transposase — MPERKIMGLTVADLATQDKLSKQKKNRLRLIKELIDFSRIDKILRKHYKYTKNASGHSAYPPLLLFKILFLQNLYNLSDYEIEECLHDRLSFMDFVGLSMEDEVPDHSTICRFRQRLSKLNLDKKLFKEINRQLKKHGFILEKGVIVDATVVEAKSRPDKHIEIKDQEFSEDEHSDTDTDISNTDVEIKYPLEEDANWLKKGKKSYYGYKAHVAVDSAHGFVLSVGITGANVHESRYLRYLVNDLKSNGLNIERLFADKGYSSRANRAFLRANAIEDLIMHKRVKGGGLTELQEELNRLCRKFRYKIERSFGTLKTNYGLGRFRYRGLRKVLYEFLMKSLCFNVVKALRLCF, encoded by the coding sequence ATGCCTGAAAGAAAGATAATGGGTCTAACAGTAGCCGATTTAGCAACTCAGGATAAATTGTCAAAACAAAAGAAGAACAGACTAAGATTGATAAAAGAACTCATAGATTTTTCAAGGATAGATAAGATATTACGCAAGCATTATAAATACACAAAGAATGCGAGTGGTCATTCCGCCTATCCTCCATTATTACTGTTCAAGATACTGTTTTTGCAGAATTTGTATAATTTAAGTGATTACGAGATAGAAGAGTGTTTGCACGACCGATTGAGTTTTATGGACTTTGTGGGTTTATCGATGGAAGATGAAGTTCCAGATCATTCTACGATATGCCGTTTTAGACAGAGATTATCTAAACTTAATTTGGATAAGAAATTATTCAAAGAGATAAACCGTCAATTAAAGAAGCATGGCTTTATATTGGAGAAGGGTGTGATAGTAGATGCTACAGTTGTGGAAGCAAAAAGCCGTCCTGATAAGCATATAGAAATAAAAGATCAAGAATTTTCAGAGGATGAGCATTCAGATACGGATACAGATATTTCTAATACAGATGTAGAGATAAAATATCCATTAGAAGAGGATGCTAATTGGTTGAAAAAGGGTAAAAAGTCTTATTATGGTTACAAGGCACATGTAGCAGTGGACAGTGCTCACGGATTTGTATTATCAGTAGGAATTACTGGCGCTAACGTTCATGAATCTAGATATTTGAGATATTTGGTAAATGATTTAAAGAGTAACGGGTTAAATATAGAGAGATTATTTGCGGATAAGGGTTATAGTAGCAGAGCTAATCGTGCTTTTTTACGAGCAAATGCTATAGAAGATTTAATAATGCATAAGAGAGTTAAAGGAGGCGGATTGACGGAATTGCAGGAAGAATTGAACAGGCTGTGTCGCAAATTTCGTTACAAGATAGAGAGAAGTTTTGGGACATTGAAAACGAATTATGGATTGGGTAGATTTAGGTACAGGGGGCTTCGCAAAGTATTGTATGAATTTTTAATGAAATCGCTATGTTTTAATGTTGTTAAGGCGTTGAGATTATGTTTTTAG
- a CDS encoding aldehyde dehydrogenase family protein, whose amino-acid sequence METKKLFFGGKWRETEKVLDVTNPYNGEVIARVYEASKKEVEFAINTAYAAREKVASLTAKERGEILEKIAMLLQDRAEDFAKTISLESGKAIKFARGEVARAIETFKFSADVARSDNGEVVALDAAASGKNRFGYYKRHPIGVVGAITPFNFPLNLVAHKVGPGIAAGCPVVLKPASSTPITAIKLVEVILEAGFPAEGINIVVGSGSTVGNALVESDKVAKITFTGSPEVGLQIKAKSGTKRVTLELGNNGPVIVHKDADIAKALPTCVVGGFANSGQVCISVQRIYIHESIYDEFKDMYVKSLEGMGVGDQLKDDVVVGPMIDLKEAERVEQWVNEAVSQGAKILVGGKRKGSIYYPTVLENCTSDMKVVKDEVFAPVVSLFKYNNLDEAIRLVNDTKYGLQVGVFTQDINTAFYLINRLDFGGVIVNDVPTFRVDNMPYGGVKLSGLGREGVKYAVDEMTEVRMVVFNLS is encoded by the coding sequence ATGGAAACAAAAAAATTGTTTTTTGGAGGAAAGTGGAGAGAAACAGAAAAAGTTCTTGATGTAACTAATCCTTATAATGGAGAAGTTATAGCAAGAGTTTATGAAGCAAGTAAAAAAGAGGTTGAGTTTGCTATAAATACAGCATATGCGGCAAGGGAAAAAGTTGCTTCCCTAACAGCAAAAGAAAGAGGGGAGATCCTTGAAAAAATTGCAATGCTTCTTCAGGATAGAGCAGAGGATTTTGCAAAAACAATTTCACTAGAGTCTGGTAAAGCGATCAAATTTGCAAGAGGGGAAGTGGCACGTGCTATCGAGACATTTAAATTTAGTGCTGATGTAGCAAGAAGTGATAATGGAGAAGTAGTTGCTCTTGATGCTGCGGCAAGTGGTAAAAACAGGTTTGGATATTATAAGAGGCATCCTATTGGGGTTGTGGGTGCTATTACTCCATTTAATTTTCCACTGAACCTTGTTGCTCATAAAGTAGGCCCTGGTATTGCTGCTGGTTGCCCTGTTGTTTTGAAACCTGCCTCATCTACGCCAATTACAGCAATCAAGCTTGTGGAAGTGATTCTTGAAGCAGGATTTCCTGCAGAAGGGATAAATATTGTCGTTGGTTCTGGTTCAACGGTGGGTAATGCTTTAGTTGAATCAGATAAAGTGGCTAAAATTACATTTACAGGTTCTCCTGAAGTGGGACTACAGATAAAGGCAAAATCAGGGACTAAGAGAGTTACATTAGAGCTTGGAAATAATGGGCCTGTAATTGTTCATAAAGATGCTGATATTGCAAAAGCTTTGCCCACATGTGTGGTTGGCGGGTTTGCAAATTCTGGTCAGGTGTGTATAAGTGTGCAGAGGATTTATATCCATGAGAGTATTTATGATGAATTTAAAGATATGTATGTAAAAAGTCTGGAAGGGATGGGAGTAGGTGACCAGTTGAAAGATGATGTTGTAGTTGGCCCTATGATAGATTTAAAAGAGGCTGAAAGGGTTGAACAGTGGGTGAATGAAGCTGTTAGCCAGGGGGCCAAAATACTTGTAGGTGGAAAGAGAAAAGGCAGTATTTATTATCCTACAGTGCTTGAAAATTGCACAAGCGATATGAAGGTGGTTAAGGATGAAGTCTTTGCACCTGTAGTAAGTTTGTTTAAATATAATAATTTAGATGAGGCAATCAGGCTTGTTAATGATACAAAATACGGGTTGCAGGTGGGTGTGTTTACTCAGGATATAAATACTGCTTTTTATCTGATTAATAGGCTTGACTTTGGTGGTGTAATAGTGAATGACGTTCCAACATTCAGGGTTGACAATATGCCTTATGGCGGTGTTAAGCTTTCAGGCCTTGGCCGTGAGGGTGTGAAATACGCTGTAGATGAAATGACAGAAGTTAGGATGGTGGTATTCAATTTAAGCTAA
- a CDS encoding iron-containing alcohol dehydrogenase, translating into MKEFSFQTVKNLIFGVNSLTKLNDLASEYGIKKFLIVTDKGLIENELVDNVEKVLIEGGLDYCIFSEVVADPPEEIVLRAVDTAKKESVDGIIGFGGGSSMDVAKLVSFLSISEQNLENIYGVDKAKGERLPLIQIPTTAGTGSEVTPIAIVTTGINEKKGVVSKILYADVALLDPILTLNLPPKITAMTGIDAMVHAIESYTSKYKKNKISDAFAKEALNLLGTNIEKAVFTGSDVEARSNMLLGATIAGISFANSPVAAVHALAYPIGGHFHVPHGLSNSLVLPHVMRFNLPLASKYYAELARVTFPNIDFKGSNEEIAEKYIEELEGLIKKLNLPTKLREVGVGESDLEMMAEDAMKQERLLVNNPRELKKEDAYSIYKAAF; encoded by the coding sequence ATGAAAGAGTTTTCATTTCAAACTGTGAAAAATTTAATATTTGGAGTTAATTCATTAACTAAGCTTAATGATTTAGCTAGCGAGTATGGGATTAAAAAGTTTTTAATTGTGACTGACAAAGGTTTGATTGAGAATGAATTAGTTGATAATGTTGAAAAAGTTTTGATAGAGGGAGGATTAGATTATTGTATATTTTCTGAAGTGGTAGCAGATCCACCAGAAGAAATTGTATTAAGAGCTGTTGACACTGCTAAAAAAGAATCTGTTGATGGTATAATTGGTTTTGGTGGTGGTAGCTCAATGGATGTTGCTAAGCTAGTTTCATTTTTATCAATTTCTGAACAAAATTTAGAAAATATTTATGGAGTTGATAAAGCAAAAGGTGAAAGGCTTCCTTTAATTCAAATACCTACAACGGCAGGTACAGGATCAGAAGTTACGCCTATAGCAATAGTTACTACAGGTATAAACGAGAAAAAGGGTGTTGTCTCTAAAATATTATATGCTGATGTTGCCTTACTTGATCCTATTTTAACTTTGAATTTACCGCCTAAAATTACAGCGATGACTGGCATTGATGCTATGGTACATGCTATTGAATCTTATACAAGCAAATATAAAAAGAATAAAATTTCAGATGCTTTTGCTAAAGAGGCCTTGAATTTGCTTGGAACAAATATTGAAAAAGCTGTATTCACTGGAAGTGATGTTGAAGCAAGGTCAAATATGCTGTTAGGCGCAACTATAGCAGGTATTTCATTTGCAAATTCACCTGTTGCTGCTGTCCATGCGTTAGCTTATCCTATTGGTGGGCATTTTCATGTGCCTCATGGGTTAAGTAATTCATTAGTTTTACCACATGTTATGAGATTTAACTTACCTCTTGCATCAAAATATTATGCGGAATTAGCAAGGGTTACTTTCCCAAATATTGATTTTAAAGGTTCTAACGAAGAAATAGCCGAGAAATACATAGAAGAATTAGAAGGGTTGATTAAAAAATTAAATTTGCCAACTAAGTTAAGAGAAGTTGGTGTAGGTGAGTCGGATTTAGAAATGATGGCAGAAGATGCAATGAAGCAAGAAAGGTTATTGGTTAATAATCCTAGAGAATTAAAAAAAGAAGATGCATATAGCATTTATAAAGCTGCTTTTTAA
- a CDS encoding ATP-binding cassette domain-containing protein, with amino-acid sequence MLEIKELDVEINKIPIIRKLSLSIPNGIFAGLVGRNGAGKTTLLRSIMGVLKIKSGEILFNNENIVNYPPYNRIKYGIGYMPEDRRLVPDLTVQENILLPLWSLKSNNYDEKLDLIYSMIPEIKKFAKKKASQLSGGQQKLVALARALVVGKSILLLDEPFEGVAPALAKRLLELLQKLKSLGTTILITESEYKHAVGLLDMIFYIERGTIVKQENIN; translated from the coding sequence ATGTTAGAAATTAAGGAGTTAGATGTTGAAATTAATAAGATACCAATAATTAGGAAACTTTCATTATCAATACCAAATGGTATTTTTGCAGGTTTAGTTGGTAGAAATGGAGCTGGCAAAACTACATTATTAAGATCTATTATGGGGGTTTTAAAAATAAAATCTGGAGAAATATTGTTTAATAATGAAAATATTGTAAATTATCCACCATATAATCGTATTAAATATGGTATCGGTTATATGCCTGAAGATAGAAGATTAGTTCCTGATTTAACCGTGCAGGAAAATATATTGCTTCCATTGTGGTCCCTTAAATCAAATAATTATGATGAGAAGCTTGATTTAATTTATTCAATGATTCCAGAAATAAAAAAATTTGCTAAAAAAAAAGCTTCGCAGTTGAGTGGTGGACAACAAAAATTGGTTGCTTTAGCTAGGGCTCTTGTTGTTGGAAAAAGCATATTATTATTAGACGAGCCTTTTGAAGGGGTAGCTCCAGCGTTAGCAAAAAGATTACTTGAACTACTTCAAAAGTTAAAATCACTAGGTACTACAATATTAATAACTGAGTCAGAGTATAAACATGCTGTAGGATTATTGGATATGATTTTTTATATAGAAAGGGGTACGATTGTAAAGCAGGAAAATATTAATTAA
- a CDS encoding ABC transporter ATP-binding protein, which yields MTIIETLNVKKNFSGSVALNDINVVIKKNELIGIIGSNGAGKTTFVNIITGYLKPDHGKVLYKKKDITHYNIEYIVKLGIRRSFQISQLFTSLTVLENMLIAEALLNNEKLAFFKLIKNDDRVQKCIVQLENFGLIDYKDHFVSALPQGVRKLLDICMATLGNSEVIILDEPTSGVAADEKIPLMDRIFQVVSNMNSTCLFIEHDMELIERYSKRVIAFHEGRIIADGHKNEVLKDELVRKYVIG from the coding sequence GTGACAATTATAGAAACGTTAAATGTAAAGAAGAATTTTAGTGGTAGTGTGGCACTAAATGATATCAACGTCGTGATTAAAAAGAATGAATTGATAGGAATTATTGGCTCAAATGGGGCTGGGAAAACAACTTTTGTTAATATCATCACGGGATATCTAAAACCAGATCATGGAAAAGTATTATATAAAAAGAAAGATATTACTCATTATAATATTGAGTATATTGTCAAACTTGGAATTAGACGTTCTTTTCAAATATCACAGCTTTTTACTAGCTTAACTGTATTAGAAAATATGCTTATTGCTGAAGCTCTTTTAAATAATGAGAAACTAGCTTTCTTTAAATTGATAAAGAATGATGATAGAGTCCAAAAATGTATTGTGCAACTTGAGAACTTTGGCTTAATTGACTACAAAGATCATTTTGTTTCAGCTCTACCACAAGGGGTAAGAAAATTATTAGATATATGTATGGCAACCCTTGGAAATTCTGAGGTTATCATTTTAGATGAGCCAACAAGTGGTGTTGCTGCTGATGAAAAAATTCCATTAATGGACAGAATATTTCAAGTGGTTTCGAATATGAATTCTACATGTCTGTTTATAGAACATGATATGGAATTAATAGAACGATATTCTAAGAGAGTTATTGCATTTCATGAAGGTAGGATTATAGCAGATGGGCATAAAAATGAAGTGTTGAAAGATGAATTAGTAAGAAAATATGTTATAGGATAA
- a CDS encoding branched-chain amino acid ABC transporter permease, translating into MMFEKSKDYLMILIVYILLFVLSFVVPEWLSFILKISLAKGIVVVGIVLLMRMGLVSFGQGFFYGIGGYVVGLLINNFMVYEINLILIITIITVVLVSVITGLILCKYRDIFFAMFTMALSMILYALIVKIPYLGSTDGFNIDKVTVFGVTLIGNIKDIVLISYCLVLSMLITIVNYKFFNSEFGFVAFGIKENEIRVEYLGGNVFKLVYANYIFSSILAGIGGALVALVTGHVDPDLAYWSTSGEFVFIGLMSGIYNVFGPLFASIVYELIRTYAYNYFPYLWQLILGISLLIIIIFLPNGILSVFKKFKKVVNN; encoded by the coding sequence ATGATGTTTGAGAAAAGCAAAGACTATTTAATGATTTTAATCGTTTATATTTTATTATTTGTATTAAGTTTTGTTGTTCCTGAATGGTTGAGTTTTATACTTAAAATATCATTAGCAAAAGGAATTGTTGTAGTTGGAATAGTACTATTAATGAGAATGGGGTTAGTTTCTTTTGGTCAAGGATTCTTCTATGGTATAGGTGGTTATGTTGTGGGATTATTAATTAATAATTTTATGGTATACGAAATAAATTTAATTCTTATTATTACGATAATAACAGTAGTGTTGGTTAGTGTTATAACAGGTTTAATATTATGTAAATACAGAGATATCTTTTTTGCTATGTTTACTATGGCGTTGTCAATGATTTTATATGCCTTAATTGTAAAAATTCCATATTTAGGTAGTACAGATGGCTTTAATATTGATAAAGTTACTGTGTTTGGTGTTACGTTAATAGGTAATATAAAAGATATAGTGTTAATTAGTTATTGTTTAGTTTTATCTATGTTAATAACTATTGTTAATTATAAATTTTTTAATTCAGAGTTTGGTTTTGTAGCGTTTGGAATTAAAGAAAATGAGATTAGAGTTGAGTATTTAGGTGGTAATGTTTTCAAGCTTGTGTATGCAAATTATATTTTTTCTTCCATTTTAGCTGGTATTGGAGGGGCATTAGTTGCTTTAGTGACAGGGCATGTTGATCCAGATTTGGCATATTGGAGCACATCTGGAGAGTTTGTTTTTATTGGGTTAATGAGTGGAATTTATAATGTATTTGGTCCTTTATTTGCAAGCATTGTTTATGAGTTAATACGTACTTATGCTTATAATTACTTCCCTTATTTATGGCAGTTAATTTTAGGAATTTCATTATTAATAATTATAATATTTTTACCTAATGGAATTTTATCAGTGTTTAAGAAATTTAAAAAAGTTGTTAATAATTAG
- a CDS encoding branched-chain amino acid ABC transporter permease, producing the protein MEVLIVLVDALIYSSWIFLIAVGLTLIYGVMRILNMAHGSFYAIGAYTAASIIVWYYGYYTNNFIALLLYIVSSIIIAIITGFILEKFLLRYMYGNDEVLMVLVTYAVLLMFEDIIKLVWGVDGYFAYQPYTMFGNISLGNVSFVGYDLFLILVALLIGFLLWFMINKTIVGKKILAVIFDREVSVCLGINVSKIFLFTFLLGCSLSAVAGALTAPAISVVPGIGVEVIIVSFAVVVIGGLGSIEGSLLGALIVGLARSFAIHYFPQFDLFVIYVVMALVLLFRPQGLFYKSVVRKI; encoded by the coding sequence ATGGAAGTATTGATAGTGCTTGTGGATGCTTTAATATATTCTTCTTGGATATTTTTAATAGCTGTGGGATTGACTTTAATATATGGTGTAATGAGAATTTTGAATATGGCGCACGGGAGCTTTTATGCCATTGGAGCATATACAGCAGCCTCTATAATAGTTTGGTATTATGGATATTACACGAATAATTTTATAGCACTTTTATTGTATATAGTTAGTTCTATTATTATAGCAATTATTACAGGATTTATTTTGGAAAAGTTTTTATTGCGTTATATGTATGGGAATGATGAAGTACTTATGGTTTTAGTTACTTATGCAGTATTGTTGATGTTTGAAGATATTATAAAATTAGTGTGGGGAGTAGATGGGTATTTTGCATATCAGCCGTATACAATGTTTGGAAATATAAGTCTAGGTAATGTCTCATTTGTTGGGTATGATTTATTTTTGATTTTGGTAGCTTTATTAATTGGGTTTTTGCTATGGTTTATGATCAACAAAACTATAGTTGGTAAAAAGATACTAGCAGTTATTTTTGATAGGGAAGTAAGTGTTTGTTTAGGAATAAATGTATCAAAAATATTTCTGTTTACGTTTTTATTAGGATGTAGTTTAAGTGCAGTAGCAGGAGCCTTAACTGCACCTGCAATTTCTGTTGTGCCCGGTATTGGTGTTGAAGTAATTATTGTTTCGTTTGCTGTTGTTGTGATAGGGGGATTGGGAAGTATTGAAGGTTCTTTATTAGGGGCACTAATTGTAGGACTTGCGAGATCTTTTGCTATACATTATTTTCCTCAATTTGATCTCTTTGTTATTTATGTAGTTATGGCATTGGTGTTATTATTTAGACCTCAAGGTTTATTTTACAAATCAGTTGTGAGGAAAATATGA
- a CDS encoding ABC transporter substrate-binding protein: MRIMSFMFKSLSKIASFFMIFIFLISLVNSSVKAEVFKLGVVTFLSGAAAGPFGVPAKNAADLVVDAINKGKLPAPYNSKGFAGMKIIPVVIDEAGGTTKQVAEFKNLVLREKVDAVVGYISSGDCLAIAPVADELGTITVFFDCGTHRIFEENSYKYVFRTGTHSAIESIALARYLIKTDPNLKYVSAINQNYSWGIDSWNEFSSALKTLKPDIEFKAVLFPKLFAGQYGAEISTLMSKPAQYIHSSFWGGDMEAFILQASARGLFKKQTPILSCGETAMFRLKGQMPEGAILGAGRGRFGVYAPDNELNRWFRKNFIKKYGIPPTYPAYKMAQAILGLKYAVDKAGVKDKEKIVKAFEYAEFEAPSGKVYMRLGKGHQAVQEIPVGKFTKKDGKPSVKDVVIFSPECVSPPDGVKTLDWINQGFPGAKCN; the protein is encoded by the coding sequence ATGCGTATTATGAGTTTTATGTTTAAGAGCTTAAGCAAGATTGCATCATTTTTTATGATCTTTATATTTTTAATAAGCTTAGTTAATAGTTCAGTAAAAGCAGAAGTATTTAAATTAGGCGTTGTAACCTTTCTATCAGGAGCAGCAGCTGGACCTTTTGGTGTTCCTGCAAAAAATGCTGCAGATTTAGTGGTTGATGCTATTAATAAAGGAAAATTACCTGCACCTTATAATTCAAAAGGCTTTGCTGGCATGAAAATAATTCCAGTTGTTATAGATGAAGCTGGAGGGACAACAAAGCAAGTTGCAGAATTTAAAAATTTAGTTTTAAGAGAAAAAGTTGATGCAGTTGTAGGCTATATATCAAGCGGAGATTGTTTAGCTATAGCTCCTGTAGCTGATGAGCTTGGTACAATCACAGTATTTTTTGATTGTGGTACACATAGAATTTTTGAAGAAAATTCATATAAATACGTATTTCGTACAGGCACTCATTCAGCAATAGAGAGTATTGCATTAGCAAGATATTTAATTAAGACAGATCCTAATTTAAAATATGTATCTGCAATAAATCAAAACTATTCATGGGGAATAGATTCTTGGAATGAGTTTTCCTCTGCATTAAAAACATTAAAACCAGATATAGAGTTCAAGGCCGTCCTTTTTCCAAAATTATTTGCAGGGCAATATGGTGCTGAAATTTCTACTTTAATGAGTAAACCTGCTCAATATATTCATAGCAGTTTCTGGGGTGGAGATATGGAGGCATTCATATTACAAGCATCTGCAAGAGGTTTATTTAAAAAACAGACACCAATTCTTTCTTGTGGTGAAACTGCTATGTTTAGGTTAAAAGGTCAAATGCCTGAAGGTGCTATATTAGGTGCTGGAAGAGGAAGGTTTGGAGTTTATGCCCCTGATAATGAGTTGAACAGATGGTTTAGGAAAAATTTTATTAAAAAATATGGAATCCCTCCAACATATCCTGCTTATAAAATGGCTCAAGCGATACTTGGACTTAAGTATGCTGTAGACAAAGCTGGTGTTAAAGATAAAGAAAAAATTGTTAAGGCTTTTGAATATGCTGAATTTGAAGCACCAAGTGGAAAAGTTTATATGAGACTTGGTAAGGGACATCAAGCAGTTCAAGAAATTCCTGTTGGAAAATTTACTAAAAAAGATGGTAAACCTTCAGTTAAAGACGTAGTAATATTTTCTCCAGAATGCGTTAGCCCTCCTGACGGAGTTAAAACACTAGATTGGATTAATCAAGGATTTCCTGGTGCTAAATGTAATTAA
- a CDS encoding sigma-54-dependent transcriptional regulator: MLYNKSVLIIDDEKKLVKSLSITLENLGISTYKAYNGKTGFEIALKTKPKIILLDMRLPDINGLELLKDLKTELPDTVVVIISAYGDVRTAINAAKNGATDFLTKPFDINDIINLIKDVNTLNNNCNDIEILNQLIGESQIIKNLKNNLVRIAKSSTDKILIYGETGTGKSLIARAIHELSNRKNNPFVELNCSTIPTELFEAELFGAEKGSYTGAITRREGLVELANNGTLFLDEISELPLNLQSKFLSFLENKKFRPLGSKNELYANVRIIAATNKDLSDLVEYGEFRADLYYRLNIITVHIPPLRERIEDIPLLCEYFVNHFAFKENTKKIVLTDEVLKIFKNYMWPGNIRELRNLIERLTILYPGETITQQHLPPEFYHTQDNFKHDSQLKAHNSDSILKEKLMTTEYNLILEALKTTNYHKSKAAELLGISRHALKRKLKKYGIS, encoded by the coding sequence ATGTTATATAATAAAAGTGTTTTAATTATTGACGACGAAAAAAAATTAGTCAAATCATTGTCTATAACATTAGAAAATCTAGGTATATCAACATATAAAGCATATAATGGGAAAACTGGTTTTGAAATTGCCTTAAAAACAAAACCAAAAATAATTTTATTAGATATGCGTTTGCCAGATATTAATGGTTTAGAACTACTTAAAGATCTAAAAACTGAACTACCTGATACTGTTGTTGTAATTATTTCAGCTTACGGTGATGTTCGTACAGCAATAAACGCCGCCAAAAATGGTGCTACTGATTTTCTAACTAAACCGTTTGATATCAATGATATCATTAATTTAATAAAGGATGTTAACACCTTAAACAATAACTGTAATGACATTGAAATTCTAAATCAACTTATTGGAGAATCTCAAATAATAAAAAATCTAAAAAACAATTTAGTTAGGATTGCAAAAAGTTCCACTGACAAAATCCTTATTTATGGAGAAACAGGAACTGGAAAATCCTTAATTGCTCGTGCAATACATGAACTATCAAATCGTAAAAATAATCCTTTTGTAGAACTTAATTGTTCAACTATTCCTACTGAATTATTTGAAGCAGAACTTTTTGGTGCTGAAAAAGGCTCATACACAGGTGCAATTACAAGAAGAGAAGGTTTAGTGGAATTAGCCAATAACGGTACACTTTTTTTAGATGAAATATCAGAATTGCCTCTTAATCTTCAATCAAAATTCCTAAGTTTTTTAGAAAATAAAAAGTTTCGTCCCTTAGGATCTAAAAATGAACTATATGCAAATGTACGAATTATAGCGGCGACTAATAAAGATCTTAGTGACTTAGTTGAATATGGAGAATTTAGAGCTGATCTTTATTATAGATTAAACATAATAACTGTACATATTCCTCCATTGCGTGAGAGAATTGAAGATATACCTTTACTTTGCGAATATTTTGTAAATCATTTTGCATTTAAAGAAAATACCAAAAAAATTGTTTTAACAGATGAAGTTTTAAAAATTTTCAAGAACTATATGTGGCCAGGTAACATAAGAGAGCTTAGAAATTTAATTGAACGTTTAACAATATTATATCCTGGAGAAACAATCACTCAACAACATCTACCACCTGAATTTTACCATACACAAGATAACTTTAAACACGATAGTCAATTAAAAGCACATAACTCTGATAGTATATTAAAAGAAAAATTAATGACTACTGAGTATAACTTAATCTTAGAAGCATTAAAAACAACTAACTATCATAAAAGTAAAGCTGCAGAATTATTAGGAATTTCTCGTCATGCACTGAAAAGAAAATTAAAAAAATACGGTATTAGTTAA